The following coding sequences lie in one Anguilla rostrata isolate EN2019 chromosome 8, ASM1855537v3, whole genome shotgun sequence genomic window:
- the LOC135262122 gene encoding sperm acrosome membrane-associated protein 4-like: MSKILFGIFAVATCFLLGGKLAEALTCNKCTIGLFGRCLIPDTVMCNATQPNCFTGKASFSGVPGLLGFNTQGCLESTGCNSTTNGTILGATYTVTRTCCATDKCNPVVSGAGSVQMSLTAAATAALLACVWSSWQY, encoded by the exons ATGAGCAAAATTCTGTTTGGGATCTTTGCAGTGGCCACCTGCTTTTTGCTTGGTGGAAAACTGGCTGAAG CTCTGACCTGTAACAAGTGTACCATTGGGCTCTTTGGAAGATGCCTCATCCCTGATACTGTGATGTGTAATGCCACCCAGCCCAACTGCTTCACTGGAAAAGCAT ccttTTCCGGTGTCCCAGGACTGCTGGGATTCAACACTCAGGGCTGCCTGGAGAGCACTGGCTGCAACTCCACCACCAACGGCACCATCTTGGGCGCGACGTACACAGTCACCCGCACCTGCTGCGCTACAGACAAGTGCAACCCGGTGGTCAGCGGGGCTGGTTCCGTCCAGATGTCCCTGACCGCTGCCGCTaccgccgccctgctggcctgtgtgtggagcagctggCAATACtaa
- the sgo1 gene encoding shugoshin 1 isoform X3 produces the protein MVRERVQKKSYQQSLEDIKEKMKEKRSKRLQSACATSRGLSKNKSKINMVSSSRPLLLKSVQENNRSLARALEEEKAKLRQAQGLVLQMKREQQALLLHLLLLRRKLHERDQGAGLPKHTQSPPAKQGRVDSGAAPFASSPVRIDPACDQEAFKLDICTEEEPSQPMDEAPLHMAEVLERAALPRTVTARRRPESRRSSAHKRGRRSFCQRNGPALPEPFACEGEEPEEGGAAGGRGAKPAADQQGEPELSLDLEPLPQEFGPAQQSTPEPPPPKAARPRPQQQDQQRKPTASRARPERGRKPDRAPLKRPWENAKPRARSQSRERAKTKPRATPGDRAKATPGDRLNASLGSNDTFDFDCEEAVHLTPFRAGGRPAGEEPGGATPGGGGAGGGASPSSSESSSSQDEDDSLYQPYRKARPNAGGVARAETPPRRARSKRRSILRARLALGPGRDEENASPKPRPTCGSTEAGRLVDLSQSEGIPESNTTAVPRHPKPRRTSVMDKENQPANDGADPLSFGAESEVFLSEADPAPLTPGEEPAVCPADAPLCAFTAPTCLTPATGRKTRPPVTTEKKSRKAFRKFSAGRSHGGSASASTGADSAPGPPRKRRSTIAVDYKEPTLSAKLRRGDRFTDTQFLRSPIFKQKRRSAKSARTPLSKYNESFVGCL, from the exons ATGGTTCGAGAGCGGGTGCAGAAGAAGTCATACCAGCAGAGTCTGGAAGACATAAAGGAGAAgatgaaggagaagaggagTAAGCGCCTGCAGAGTGCGTGTgccaccagcagggggctctCTAAGAACAAGAGCAAGATAAACA tggtgagcagcagcaggccgcTGCTCCTGAAGAGCGTGCAGGAGAATAACCGCTCCCTGGCCCGCgctctggaggaggagaaggccaAGCTCCGGCAGGCGCAGGGGCTGGTCCTGCAGATGAAGAGGGAGCAGCAGGCCCTGCTGctccacctgctgctgctcagacGCAAGCTGCACGAGCGggaccagggggcggggctccccaaacacacacag AGTCCTCCCGCGAAGCAGGGACGTGTGGATTCAGGAGCCGCACCCTTCGCCAGCTCCCCAGTCAG GATCGATCCTGCCTGTGACCAAGAGGCCTTCAAATTAGACATCTGCACTGAGGAAGAGCCATCTCAGCCAATGGacgaag cccCCTTGCACATGGCGGAGGTTCTGGAGCGGGCGGCTTTGCCCAGGACAGTGACAGCAAGACGACGGCCTGAGAGCAGGAGAAGCTCCGCCCACAAGAGAGGGCGTCGCTCCTTCTGCCAGAGGaacggccccgccctcccggaACCCTTCGcctgtgagggggaggagccagaggagggcggggcggcTGGCGGCCGGGGTGCCAAACCAGCcgctgaccagcagggggagccggAGCTCAGTCTGGACCtcgagcccctcccccaggaatTTGGCCCCGCCCAGCAGTCCACCCCCGAGCCCCCGCCCCCTAAGgcggcccggccccgcccccagcagcAGGACCAGCAGAGGAAGCCGACCGCTTCCCGTGCCAGACCGGAACGCGGGAGAAAGCCCGACCGCGCCCCCCTGAAGAGACCGTGGGAAAACGCCAAGCCCCGGGCGCGGTCCCAGAGCCGCGAGCGTGCCAAAACCAAGCCCAGGGCCACGCCCGGCGACAGGGCCAAGGCCACGCCCGGCGACAGGCTCAACGCCTCCCTGGGCTCCAACGACACGTTCGACTTCGACTGCGAGGAGGCCGTGCACCTCACCCCGTTCCGGGCCGGGGGCCGGCCGGCAGGGGAGGAGCCGGGCGGGGCCACGcccggtgggggcggggccgggggcggagccagcccCTCGAGCTCAGAGTCCAGCTCGTCGCAGGACGAGGACGACAGTCTCTACCAGCCCTATCGGAAGGCCCGGCCGAACgctgggggcgtggccagagcAGAGACTCCGCCCAGGAGGGCGCGGTCCAAGCGGAGGTCCATTCTGCGGGCCCGCCTTGCGCTGGGACCGGGGCGGGACGAGGAAAATGCTTCCCCAAAACCGCGGCCCACCTGCG GGTCCACCGAGGCGGGGCGACTTGTTGATCTGTCCCAGAGTGAGGGGATCCCTGAAAGCAACACCACCGCGGTTCCCCGTCACCCCAAACCTCGCCGCACGAGCGTCATGGACAAGGAGAACCAGCCAG CCAACGACGGCGCAGACCCTCTCAGCTTTGGGGCGGAGTCAGAAGTGTTCCTGTCGGaggctgaccccgcccctctcacCCCGGGGGAGGAGCCGGCGGTGTGTCCGGCAGACGCCCCCCTGTGTGCATTCACCGCCCCGACCTGCCTCACCCCGGCAACGGGGAGGAAGACCCGCCCCCCGGTTACCACGGAGAAGAAGAGTAGGAAAG CCTTCCGGAAGTTTTCAGCGGGCCGATCCCACGGtggctccgcctccgcctcAACGGGCGCCGActccgcccccggccccccccgcAAGCGCCGGAGCACCATCGCCGTCGACTACAAGGAGCCCACGCTCAGCGC GAAACTGCGACGCGGGGACCGGTTCACGGACACCCAGTTCCTGCGCTCGCCCATCTTCAAGCAGAAGCGCCGCTCGGCGAAGAGCGCTCGGACGCCGCTGAGCAAGTACAACGAGTCCTTCGTCGGCTgtctctga
- the sgo1 gene encoding shugoshin 1 isoform X1 produces MVRERVQKKSYQQSLEDIKEKMKEKRSKRLQSACATSRGLSKNKSKINMVSSSRPLLLKSVQENNRSLARALEEEKAKLRQAQGLVLQMKREQQALLLHLLLLRRKLHERDQGAGLPKHTQSPPAKQGRVDSGAAPFASSPVRIDPACDQEAFKLDICTEEEPSQPMDEAPLHMAEVLERAALPRTVTARRRPESRRSSAHKRGRRSFCQRNGPALPEPFACEGEEPEEGGAAGGRGAKPAADQQGEPELSLDLEPLPQEFGPAQQSTPEPPPPKAARPRPQQQDQQRKPTASRARPERGRKPDRAPLKRPWENAKPRARSQSRERAKTKPRATPGDRAKATPGDRLNASLGSNDTFDFDCEEAVHLTPFRAGGRPAGEEPGGATPGGGGAGGGASPSSSESSSSQDEDDSLYQPYRKARPNAGGVARAETPPRRARSKRRSILRARLALGPGRDEENASPKPRPTCGSTEAGRLVDLSQSEGIPESNTTAVPRHPKPRRTSVMDKENQPANDGADPLSFGAESEVFLSEADPAPLTPGEEPAVCPADAPLCAFTAPTCLTPATGRKTRPPVTTEKKSRKGTCGLWARSNRRSGPCDVTNVSYAAFRKFSAGRSHGGSASASTGADSAPGPPRKRRSTIAVDYKEPTLSAKLRRGDRFTDTQFLRSPIFKQKRRSAKSARTPLSKYNESFVGCL; encoded by the exons ATGGTTCGAGAGCGGGTGCAGAAGAAGTCATACCAGCAGAGTCTGGAAGACATAAAGGAGAAgatgaaggagaagaggagTAAGCGCCTGCAGAGTGCGTGTgccaccagcagggggctctCTAAGAACAAGAGCAAGATAAACA tggtgagcagcagcaggccgcTGCTCCTGAAGAGCGTGCAGGAGAATAACCGCTCCCTGGCCCGCgctctggaggaggagaaggccaAGCTCCGGCAGGCGCAGGGGCTGGTCCTGCAGATGAAGAGGGAGCAGCAGGCCCTGCTGctccacctgctgctgctcagacGCAAGCTGCACGAGCGggaccagggggcggggctccccaaacacacacag AGTCCTCCCGCGAAGCAGGGACGTGTGGATTCAGGAGCCGCACCCTTCGCCAGCTCCCCAGTCAG GATCGATCCTGCCTGTGACCAAGAGGCCTTCAAATTAGACATCTGCACTGAGGAAGAGCCATCTCAGCCAATGGacgaag cccCCTTGCACATGGCGGAGGTTCTGGAGCGGGCGGCTTTGCCCAGGACAGTGACAGCAAGACGACGGCCTGAGAGCAGGAGAAGCTCCGCCCACAAGAGAGGGCGTCGCTCCTTCTGCCAGAGGaacggccccgccctcccggaACCCTTCGcctgtgagggggaggagccagaggagggcggggcggcTGGCGGCCGGGGTGCCAAACCAGCcgctgaccagcagggggagccggAGCTCAGTCTGGACCtcgagcccctcccccaggaatTTGGCCCCGCCCAGCAGTCCACCCCCGAGCCCCCGCCCCCTAAGgcggcccggccccgcccccagcagcAGGACCAGCAGAGGAAGCCGACCGCTTCCCGTGCCAGACCGGAACGCGGGAGAAAGCCCGACCGCGCCCCCCTGAAGAGACCGTGGGAAAACGCCAAGCCCCGGGCGCGGTCCCAGAGCCGCGAGCGTGCCAAAACCAAGCCCAGGGCCACGCCCGGCGACAGGGCCAAGGCCACGCCCGGCGACAGGCTCAACGCCTCCCTGGGCTCCAACGACACGTTCGACTTCGACTGCGAGGAGGCCGTGCACCTCACCCCGTTCCGGGCCGGGGGCCGGCCGGCAGGGGAGGAGCCGGGCGGGGCCACGcccggtgggggcggggccgggggcggagccagcccCTCGAGCTCAGAGTCCAGCTCGTCGCAGGACGAGGACGACAGTCTCTACCAGCCCTATCGGAAGGCCCGGCCGAACgctgggggcgtggccagagcAGAGACTCCGCCCAGGAGGGCGCGGTCCAAGCGGAGGTCCATTCTGCGGGCCCGCCTTGCGCTGGGACCGGGGCGGGACGAGGAAAATGCTTCCCCAAAACCGCGGCCCACCTGCG GGTCCACCGAGGCGGGGCGACTTGTTGATCTGTCCCAGAGTGAGGGGATCCCTGAAAGCAACACCACCGCGGTTCCCCGTCACCCCAAACCTCGCCGCACGAGCGTCATGGACAAGGAGAACCAGCCAG CCAACGACGGCGCAGACCCTCTCAGCTTTGGGGCGGAGTCAGAAGTGTTCCTGTCGGaggctgaccccgcccctctcacCCCGGGGGAGGAGCCGGCGGTGTGTCCGGCAGACGCCCCCCTGTGTGCATTCACCGCCCCGACCTGCCTCACCCCGGCAACGGGGAGGAAGACCCGCCCCCCGGTTACCACGGAGAAGAAGAGTAGGAAAGGTACGT GTGGCCTCTGGGCGCGGTCCAATCGCAGGTCAGGTCCGTGTGACGTGACCAATGTCTCTTACGCAGCCTTCCGGAAGTTTTCAGCGGGCCGATCCCACGGtggctccgcctccgcctcAACGGGCGCCGActccgcccccggccccccccgcAAGCGCCGGAGCACCATCGCCGTCGACTACAAGGAGCCCACGCTCAGCGC GAAACTGCGACGCGGGGACCGGTTCACGGACACCCAGTTCCTGCGCTCGCCCATCTTCAAGCAGAAGCGCCGCTCGGCGAAGAGCGCTCGGACGCCGCTGAGCAAGTACAACGAGTCCTTCGTCGGCTgtctctga
- the sgo1 gene encoding shugoshin 1 isoform X2, whose amino-acid sequence MVRERVQKKSYQQSLEDIKEKMKEKRSKRLQSACATSRGLSKNKSKINMVSSSRPLLLKSVQENNRSLARALEEEKAKLRQAQGLVLQMKREQQALLLHLLLLRRKLHERDQGAGLPKHTQSPPAKQGRVDSGAAPFASSPVRIDPACDQEAFKLDICTEEEPSQPMDEAPLHMAEVLERAALPRTVTARRRPESRRSSAHKRGRRSFCQRNGPALPEPFACEGEEPEEGGAAGGRGAKPAADQQGEPELSLDLEPLPQEFGPAQQSTPEPPPPKAARPRPQQQDQQRKPTASRARPERGRKPDRAPLKRPWENAKPRARSQSRERAKTKPRATPGDRAKATPGDRLNASLGSNDTFDFDCEEAVHLTPFRAGGRPAGEEPGGATPGGGGAGGGASPSSSESSSSQDEDDSLYQPYRKARPNAGGVARAETPPRRARSKRRSILRARLALGPGRDEENASPKPRPTCGSTEAGRLVDLSQSEGIPESNTTAVPRHPKPRRTSVMDKENQPANDGADPLSFGAESEVFLSEADPAPLTPGEEPAVCPADAPLCAFTAPTCLTPATGRKTRPPVTTEKKSRKGGLWARSNRRSGPCDVTNVSYAAFRKFSAGRSHGGSASASTGADSAPGPPRKRRSTIAVDYKEPTLSAKLRRGDRFTDTQFLRSPIFKQKRRSAKSARTPLSKYNESFVGCL is encoded by the exons ATGGTTCGAGAGCGGGTGCAGAAGAAGTCATACCAGCAGAGTCTGGAAGACATAAAGGAGAAgatgaaggagaagaggagTAAGCGCCTGCAGAGTGCGTGTgccaccagcagggggctctCTAAGAACAAGAGCAAGATAAACA tggtgagcagcagcaggccgcTGCTCCTGAAGAGCGTGCAGGAGAATAACCGCTCCCTGGCCCGCgctctggaggaggagaaggccaAGCTCCGGCAGGCGCAGGGGCTGGTCCTGCAGATGAAGAGGGAGCAGCAGGCCCTGCTGctccacctgctgctgctcagacGCAAGCTGCACGAGCGggaccagggggcggggctccccaaacacacacag AGTCCTCCCGCGAAGCAGGGACGTGTGGATTCAGGAGCCGCACCCTTCGCCAGCTCCCCAGTCAG GATCGATCCTGCCTGTGACCAAGAGGCCTTCAAATTAGACATCTGCACTGAGGAAGAGCCATCTCAGCCAATGGacgaag cccCCTTGCACATGGCGGAGGTTCTGGAGCGGGCGGCTTTGCCCAGGACAGTGACAGCAAGACGACGGCCTGAGAGCAGGAGAAGCTCCGCCCACAAGAGAGGGCGTCGCTCCTTCTGCCAGAGGaacggccccgccctcccggaACCCTTCGcctgtgagggggaggagccagaggagggcggggcggcTGGCGGCCGGGGTGCCAAACCAGCcgctgaccagcagggggagccggAGCTCAGTCTGGACCtcgagcccctcccccaggaatTTGGCCCCGCCCAGCAGTCCACCCCCGAGCCCCCGCCCCCTAAGgcggcccggccccgcccccagcagcAGGACCAGCAGAGGAAGCCGACCGCTTCCCGTGCCAGACCGGAACGCGGGAGAAAGCCCGACCGCGCCCCCCTGAAGAGACCGTGGGAAAACGCCAAGCCCCGGGCGCGGTCCCAGAGCCGCGAGCGTGCCAAAACCAAGCCCAGGGCCACGCCCGGCGACAGGGCCAAGGCCACGCCCGGCGACAGGCTCAACGCCTCCCTGGGCTCCAACGACACGTTCGACTTCGACTGCGAGGAGGCCGTGCACCTCACCCCGTTCCGGGCCGGGGGCCGGCCGGCAGGGGAGGAGCCGGGCGGGGCCACGcccggtgggggcggggccgggggcggagccagcccCTCGAGCTCAGAGTCCAGCTCGTCGCAGGACGAGGACGACAGTCTCTACCAGCCCTATCGGAAGGCCCGGCCGAACgctgggggcgtggccagagcAGAGACTCCGCCCAGGAGGGCGCGGTCCAAGCGGAGGTCCATTCTGCGGGCCCGCCTTGCGCTGGGACCGGGGCGGGACGAGGAAAATGCTTCCCCAAAACCGCGGCCCACCTGCG GGTCCACCGAGGCGGGGCGACTTGTTGATCTGTCCCAGAGTGAGGGGATCCCTGAAAGCAACACCACCGCGGTTCCCCGTCACCCCAAACCTCGCCGCACGAGCGTCATGGACAAGGAGAACCAGCCAG CCAACGACGGCGCAGACCCTCTCAGCTTTGGGGCGGAGTCAGAAGTGTTCCTGTCGGaggctgaccccgcccctctcacCCCGGGGGAGGAGCCGGCGGTGTGTCCGGCAGACGCCCCCCTGTGTGCATTCACCGCCCCGACCTGCCTCACCCCGGCAACGGGGAGGAAGACCCGCCCCCCGGTTACCACGGAGAAGAAGAGTAGGAAAG GTGGCCTCTGGGCGCGGTCCAATCGCAGGTCAGGTCCGTGTGACGTGACCAATGTCTCTTACGCAGCCTTCCGGAAGTTTTCAGCGGGCCGATCCCACGGtggctccgcctccgcctcAACGGGCGCCGActccgcccccggccccccccgcAAGCGCCGGAGCACCATCGCCGTCGACTACAAGGAGCCCACGCTCAGCGC GAAACTGCGACGCGGGGACCGGTTCACGGACACCCAGTTCCTGCGCTCGCCCATCTTCAAGCAGAAGCGCCGCTCGGCGAAGAGCGCTCGGACGCCGCTGAGCAAGTACAACGAGTCCTTCGTCGGCTgtctctga